Proteins encoded together in one Salvelinus sp. IW2-2015 unplaced genomic scaffold, ASM291031v2 Un_scaffold3809, whole genome shotgun sequence window:
- the LOC139026063 gene encoding uncharacterized protein, with the protein MCSFVTQHKPHQPRTPAQDPSPGPQPRTPARDPSQDPRPRHQPRTPAQTPSPGPQTKTPAQDPSPGPQTKTPAQDPRPRHQHRTPAQDTSPDPRPRHQPRTPAQDTSPGPQPRTPAQDTSPGPSPGPQPRIPAQDPAQEPSPGPQPGPQPRTPGPGPQPKPSPGPQPKTPAQDPAQDPSPRPQPRTPAQDPSPKTPAQDPSPGTQPRTPAQDPSPGTQRQDPSPGPQPRTPAQAPAQDTSPGPQPRTPAQDPSPGPQPRNPARTPAQDTSPGPQPRTPAQDTSPGHQPRTSTSVFFTSGII; encoded by the coding sequence atgtgcagttttgtcactcaacacaaaccacaccagcccaggaccccaGCCCAGGACCCCAGCCCAGGACCCCAGCCCAGGACCCCAGCCAGGGACCCCAGCCAGGACCCCAGACCAagacaccagcccaggaccccaGCCCAGACACCCAGCCCAGGACCCCAGACCAagacaccagcccaggacccaaGCCCAGGACCCCAGACCAagacaccagcccaggaccccaGACCAAGACACCAGCACAGGACCCCAGCCCAGGACACCAGCCCAGACCCCAGACCAagacaccagcccaggaccccaGCCCaggacaccagcccaggaccccaGCCCAGGACCCCAGCCCaggacaccagcccaggacccagCCCAGGACCCCAGCCCAGGATCCCAGCCCAGGACCCAGCCCAGGAACCCAGCCCAGGACCCCAGCCAGGACCCCAGCCCAGGACCCCAGGCCCAGGACCCCAGCCGAAACCCAGCCCAGGACCCCAGCCCAAGACCCCAGCCCAGGACCCAGCCCAGGACCCCAGCCCAAGACCCCAGCCCAGGACCCCAGCCCAGGACCCCAGCCCCAAGACCCCAGCCCAGGACCCCAGCCCAGGAACCCAGCCCAGGACCCCAGCCCAAGACCCCAGCCCAGGAACCCAGCGCCAGGACCCCAGCCCAGGACCCCAGCCCAGGACACCAGCCCAGGCCCCAGCCCaggacaccagcccaggaccccaGCCCaggacaccagcccaggaccccaGCCCAGGACCCCAGCCCAGGAACCCAGCCAGGACCCCAGCCCaggacaccagcccaggaccccaGCCCAGGACACCAGCCCAGGACACCAGCCCaggacaccagcccaggacctccacatccgtcttcttcaccaGCGGAATaatctga